One segment of Actinomycetota bacterium DNA contains the following:
- a CDS encoding flagellin yields MALRINQNIAAYNAHRNLTLTDSLLSKSLERLSSGLRINRAADDAAGLSISEKLRSQVRGLQQAVRNAQDGISLIQTAEGALQETHAILQRMRELAVQAANGTLTDADRQAIQSEVSNLINEVTRIANSTKFNGEALLNGGLGSSITVSGSSLNPQYGISNIESLGAAAGTYYLSFVASSNELTLSDGTNSETLRVTVPSGEFETSVVTFSSFSVAVTINSALTADIASGNGAFDVTAGAMSLHIGAYKDETITVSVGDMRASALGIDSLDVSSISGAEAAIESLDSAINQVSEQRSNLGAVQNRLEHTIANLGVAVENISASESRIRDVDMAAEMVNFTRQQIMIQAGTAMLAQANAVPQTVLQLLR; encoded by the coding sequence ATGGCACTCAGGATCAACCAGAACATCGCGGCGTACAACGCCCACCGCAACCTGACCCTCACCGACAGCCTGCTGTCCAAGTCGCTGGAGCGCCTGTCCTCGGGCCTGCGCATCAACCGCGCCGCCGACGACGCCGCCGGGCTGTCCATCAGCGAGAAGCTGCGCAGCCAGGTGCGGGGCCTGCAGCAGGCGGTGCGCAACGCCCAGGACGGCATCTCCCTCATCCAGACGGCGGAGGGCGCCCTGCAGGAGACCCACGCCATCCTACAGAGGATGCGAGAGCTGGCGGTGCAGGCGGCCAACGGAACCCTGACGGATGCCGACCGCCAAGCGATACAGTCGGAGGTGTCGAATCTCATTAACGAGGTCACCAGGATCGCCAATTCCACCAAGTTCAACGGTGAGGCCCTGCTCAATGGAGGCCTGGGATCGAGTATCACCGTGTCGGGATCCAGCCTCAACCCTCAGTACGGTATCAGTAACATAGAATCCCTCGGAGCCGCCGCCGGTACATACTACCTTTCTTTCGTCGCCAGCAGCAACGAGCTTACCTTGTCCGATGGAACCAATTCCGAGACCCTTAGAGTAACGGTTCCGAGCGGCGAGTTCGAGACCTCGGTGGTTACCTTCTCCAGTTTCTCCGTGGCGGTAACCATCAACTCCGCCCTCACCGCTGACATCGCCAGCGGAAACGGCGCTTTCGACGTGACCGCAGGGGCCATGAGCCTGCATATCGGGGCCTACAAGGATGAGACCATCACCGTGAGCGTGGGGGACATGAGGGCATCGGCACTGGGAATTGATTCCCTCGACGTGAGCTCCATAAGCGGGGCGGAAGCCGCCATCGAGTCCCTGGATTCAGCGATAAACCAAGTCTCCGAGCAGAGGTCCAACCTGGGGGCCGTTCAGAACCGCCTGGAGCACACCATCGCCAACCTGGGCGTGGCGGTGGAGAACATCTCCGCCTCCGAGTCCCGCATCCGCGACGTGGACATGGCCGCGGAGATGGTCAACTTCACCCGCCAGCAGATCATGATCCAGGCCGGCACGGCCATGCTGGCCCAGGCCAACGCGGTGCCCCAGACCGTGCTGCAGTTGCTGCGTTAA
- the fliG gene encoding flagellar motor switch protein FliG, with the protein MNSERKAAILLVSLAPEVASKVMQYLSEEEIETLTLHIANLTRVSQEERDFVLENFYDRIAGGGELQAGGIAFAKELLERALGPQKAQVILEKLSTSVRVAPLSFLREVDVNQLAAVLQNEHPQTIAIILAHMPPREAAEILSTLPDEMAIDVSMRLALMDRTAPDVLHSIERVLEKSLAGAVVRSYEEDVSGGVKALAEILNNVDRSTEKSILEAFSQKNPELAEEVKKLMFVFEDIVTLDDRSIQKVLQDVETKELALALKGTAPEVRDKILRNLSERAAEMLQEEIEYLGPVRLRQVEEAQQSIVSKIRALEEAGEIIIARGGEDEIIE; encoded by the coding sequence ATGAACAGCGAGCGGAAGGCGGCCATCCTCCTGGTTTCCCTGGCCCCGGAGGTGGCCTCCAAGGTCATGCAGTACCTGAGCGAGGAGGAGATCGAGACCCTCACCCTGCACATAGCCAACCTCACCCGGGTCAGCCAGGAGGAGAGGGATTTCGTCCTGGAGAACTTTTACGACCGTATCGCGGGAGGCGGGGAGCTGCAGGCGGGGGGTATAGCCTTCGCCAAGGAACTCCTGGAAAGGGCGCTGGGCCCCCAGAAGGCCCAGGTCATCCTGGAGAAGTTGAGCACCTCCGTCCGGGTGGCCCCCCTCTCCTTTTTAAGGGAGGTGGACGTGAACCAGCTGGCTGCGGTGCTCCAGAACGAGCATCCGCAGACCATCGCAATTATCCTGGCCCACATGCCGCCCAGGGAGGCCGCGGAGATCCTCTCCACCCTCCCCGACGAGATGGCCATAGACGTGTCCATGCGCCTGGCCCTCATGGACCGGACGGCTCCCGACGTCCTGCACAGCATCGAGAGGGTGCTGGAAAAGAGCCTGGCTGGGGCGGTGGTGCGAAGCTACGAGGAAGACGTCTCCGGGGGGGTCAAGGCCCTGGCGGAGATTCTCAACAACGTGGACCGCTCCACGGAGAAGTCCATCCTCGAGGCCTTTTCCCAGAAGAACCCGGAACTGGCGGAAGAGGTCAAGAAGCTTATGTTCGTCTTCGAGGACATCGTCACTCTGGACGATCGCTCCATACAAAAGGTCCTCCAGGACGTGGAGACCAAGGAGCTGGCCCTGGCCCTCAAGGGAACCGCCCCCGAGGTGAGGGACAAGATACTCAGGAACCTGTCCGAGAGGGCCGCCGAGATGCTGCAGGAGGAGATCGAGTACCTCGGCCCGGTGCGCCTGCGCCAGGTGGAGGAGGCGCAGCAATCCATAGTCTCCAAGATCCGGGCCCTGGAGGAGGCGGGGGAGATCATCATCGCCCGAGGTGGAGAGGATGAGATCATCGAGTGA
- the fliF gene encoding flagellar basal-body MS-ring/collar protein FliF gives MQGLLDWLRRVSGRYTTAQKVGTLLVAVILILGLVMAARWASRPRYRVLFSGLEGEEVSKVLAKLDEQKVDYRVEGSAILVPQDQVDKLRLELSMEGVPSGGKVGYEVFDSTGFGASEFSQKVNYQRALEGELSRTISSLEQVEAADVHIVLPEEGIFTSGDRKASASVLVKLKPGQKLSSGQVEGVRNLVAGAVMGLSPEDVAVVDEAGNTLTGGESSMAQAATQLEALQAYRSYFESSLQEVVDRVVGRGKGIVKAHVSVDFSQSVTQEESYRPSTEGGLPKSQQTFEEVYNNGVGTATGVPGTGSNIPDYQSLTQGSSGAAYQKRETKTEYENNREVTEKTSPPGKITGVSLAVLVDQGVDHATVTALEEALSAAAGIDPGRGDVIAVQQVPFDTAQQEEARAALAKAEGGRRLMEWARLGGLVLLVALFAFFLLRRLKRVKKRLAELPMLDVTASQALEEAVEKARPMLTGTTKSPVLASIEMFANQRPDEVAKVLRAMLKER, from the coding sequence ATGCAGGGACTGTTGGACTGGCTGCGACGCGTATCCGGCCGCTACACCACGGCCCAGAAGGTGGGGACCCTGCTGGTCGCGGTAATCCTCATCCTGGGGCTGGTGATGGCGGCGCGCTGGGCGTCGCGTCCCCGCTACCGGGTCCTCTTCTCCGGCCTGGAGGGCGAGGAGGTCTCCAAGGTGCTGGCCAAGCTCGACGAGCAGAAGGTGGATTACCGCGTGGAGGGGTCGGCCATCCTGGTCCCCCAGGACCAAGTGGACAAGCTGCGCCTGGAGCTCTCCATGGAAGGGGTGCCCTCGGGGGGGAAGGTGGGGTACGAGGTCTTCGACTCCACGGGTTTCGGGGCCAGTGAGTTCAGCCAGAAGGTTAACTACCAGCGGGCCCTGGAGGGCGAGCTCTCCCGCACCATCTCCTCCCTCGAGCAGGTGGAGGCCGCGGACGTGCACATCGTCCTGCCCGAGGAGGGAATATTTACCAGCGGCGACCGGAAGGCCTCCGCCTCGGTCCTGGTGAAACTGAAACCGGGTCAGAAGCTCAGCTCGGGACAGGTGGAAGGGGTGCGAAACCTGGTGGCCGGGGCGGTCATGGGCCTGAGTCCCGAGGACGTGGCCGTGGTGGACGAGGCGGGGAACACCCTCACGGGGGGCGAGTCCTCCATGGCCCAGGCCGCCACCCAGCTGGAGGCCCTGCAGGCCTACCGCAGCTACTTCGAGTCCTCCCTCCAGGAGGTGGTGGACCGCGTGGTGGGGAGGGGCAAGGGCATCGTCAAGGCCCACGTGTCCGTGGACTTCTCCCAGAGCGTGACCCAGGAGGAGAGTTATCGACCTTCCACGGAGGGAGGCCTTCCCAAGAGCCAGCAGACCTTCGAGGAGGTGTACAACAACGGGGTTGGAACCGCTACCGGGGTGCCCGGGACCGGCTCCAACATCCCCGATTACCAGTCCCTCACCCAGGGGAGTTCCGGAGCCGCCTACCAGAAGCGGGAGACCAAGACGGAATACGAGAACAACCGGGAGGTTACCGAGAAGACCAGTCCCCCGGGAAAGATCACCGGCGTCAGCCTGGCCGTGTTGGTGGACCAGGGGGTGGATCATGCCACGGTGACCGCCCTGGAGGAGGCCCTCTCGGCGGCGGCCGGGATCGACCCGGGCCGGGGGGACGTGATAGCCGTGCAACAGGTTCCCTTCGACACCGCCCAGCAGGAGGAGGCGCGGGCCGCCCTGGCCAAGGCCGAGGGCGGAAGGCGGTTGATGGAGTGGGCGCGGCTGGGGGGACTGGTCCTTTTGGTCGCGCTTTTCGCCTTCTTCCTCCTGCGCAGGCTGAAGCGGGTTAAAAAACGTCTCGCCGAGCTTCCCATGCTCGACGTGACCGCTTCCCAGGCCCTTGAGGAGGCGGTGGAAAAGGCCCGGCCCATGCTCACCGGGACAACCAAGAGCCCCGTGCTGGCCTCCATCGAGATGTTCGCCAACCAGAGGCCGGACGAAGTGGCCAAGGTGCTCCGGGCCATGCTCAAGGAGAGGTGA
- a CDS encoding flagellar protein FlaG, which produces MDVGKVGAAYASFFQGTRPAERPREESTSDRAQVSSEETPLAASRAAERGRPGGAEALTQSLLSRLVQRHPREVKLQVHEATNRVIIRITDAQTGETLTEVPRESYLDMVASFLSRLDRLQGEARGVNLDRVF; this is translated from the coding sequence ATGGACGTCGGAAAGGTAGGAGCCGCCTACGCCTCCTTCTTCCAGGGGACCCGGCCCGCGGAAAGGCCGCGTGAGGAGAGTACCTCGGACCGCGCCCAGGTCTCGTCCGAGGAGACCCCCCTCGCGGCATCCAGGGCCGCGGAACGGGGACGCCCCGGCGGCGCCGAGGCGCTGACGCAGAGCCTCCTCTCCCGCCTGGTGCAGCGGCATCCCCGGGAGGTCAAGCTCCAGGTCCACGAGGCAACCAACCGGGTGATCATCCGCATCACCGACGCCCAGACGGGGGAGACCCTCACCGAGGTCCCCCGGGAGAGCTACCTAGACATGGTGGCCAGCTTCCTCTCCCGCCTGGACCGCCTGCAGGGGGAAGCCAGGGGGGTGAACCTGGACCGGGTCTTCTGA
- a CDS encoding FliH/SctL family protein produces the protein MRSSSDPWESLDALLEGGGLPSPGSRVFKRVRLAGVCRVPAPLGEQAGTRLENGYPLEVTAILDAERERAREEGARRGYEEGFREGWEEARREAAELVRAAAALRDGLERARRELLAGLEREVAEMALEVGEKLALQKLDGNADSLGEMVRAVISRAADRRSLRVRMHPRDLRLLADRVREIASSFTDVEGMELVEDAEILPGGCVVETPAGTIDGRLEERLERVRGAVLPEEGVEVTGPGTPRSGDGAHG, from the coding sequence ATGAGATCATCGAGTGACCCCTGGGAGAGCCTGGACGCCCTCCTCGAGGGCGGCGGGTTGCCCTCACCGGGGAGCAGGGTCTTCAAGCGGGTGCGCCTGGCCGGGGTGTGCCGGGTGCCGGCACCCCTGGGCGAGCAGGCGGGGACGCGCCTGGAGAACGGGTACCCCCTGGAGGTGACCGCCATCCTGGACGCGGAGAGGGAGAGGGCCCGCGAGGAAGGGGCCAGGAGGGGTTACGAGGAGGGTTTCCGCGAGGGATGGGAGGAGGCGCGCCGGGAGGCGGCGGAGCTGGTCCGGGCGGCGGCCGCCCTGAGGGATGGACTGGAGAGGGCGAGGCGGGAGCTCCTCGCCGGCCTGGAACGCGAGGTGGCGGAGATGGCCCTCGAGGTGGGGGAGAAGCTGGCCCTGCAGAAGCTGGACGGGAACGCGGACTCCCTGGGAGAGATGGTGAGGGCGGTCATCTCCAGGGCCGCTGACAGGCGATCCCTGAGGGTGCGCATGCACCCAAGGGATCTGCGTCTCCTTGCCGACCGGGTGCGCGAGATCGCCTCCTCGTTCACCGACGTGGAGGGAATGGAGCTGGTGGAGGACGCCGAGATCCTCCCGGGAGGTTGCGTGGTGGAGACCCCGGCGGGGACCATAGACGGCCGCCTGGAGGAACGGCTGGAAAGGGTAAGGGGTGCCGTTCTCCCGGAGGAGGGAGTGGAGGTCACCGGTCCGGGGACGCCCCGGTCCGGGGATGGGGCTCATGGTTGA
- the fliE gene encoding flagellar hook-basal body complex protein FliE, which yields MKITPYGTYPYQASRNAGVSTGARAGKAFAAGEGVDFAQGLGKALDRLERVQAQADDMVAKLVTGQAEDIHSVILAVEKANLSLQMAVQVRNKVLEAYQEIMHMQV from the coding sequence ATGAAGATCACCCCGTACGGGACCTATCCCTACCAGGCGTCAAGGAACGCCGGCGTCTCCACCGGCGCGCGGGCCGGGAAGGCCTTCGCGGCGGGGGAGGGGGTGGATTTCGCCCAAGGGCTGGGGAAGGCCCTGGACCGGCTGGAGAGGGTGCAGGCCCAGGCTGACGACATGGTTGCCAAGCTGGTCACCGGGCAGGCCGAGGACATCCACAGTGTCATCCTGGCCGTGGAGAAGGCCAACCTCTCCCTCCAGATGGCGGTGCAGGTGCGCAACAAGGTCCTCGAGGCCTACCAGGAGATCATGCACATGCAGGTCTAA
- the fliS gene encoding flagellar export chaperone FliS, giving the protein MYDARITRLNSGKAADAYRANQAQTATPMGLIVMLYEGAVSFLDQAEKAARAGNWETAQGLVRRAQDVVYELMGCLDMEKGGRIAVDLFRIYEYLGYRLVQAQVRRDPGPLEEVRGHLSSLREAWVEAEKKLRSEARREERSAVL; this is encoded by the coding sequence ATGTACGACGCAAGGATAACGAGGCTCAACAGCGGCAAAGCGGCCGACGCGTACCGGGCCAACCAGGCGCAGACGGCCACCCCCATGGGCCTTATCGTTATGCTCTACGAAGGCGCCGTGTCCTTCCTGGACCAGGCGGAGAAGGCCGCCCGTGCCGGGAACTGGGAAACGGCCCAAGGCCTCGTCCGCCGGGCCCAGGACGTGGTCTATGAGCTCATGGGGTGCCTGGACATGGAGAAGGGTGGCCGCATCGCCGTGGACCTTTTCCGGATCTACGAGTACCTGGGCTACCGGCTGGTGCAGGCCCAGGTAAGGAGGGACCCGGGGCCCCTGGAGGAGGTGCGCGGCCACCTTTCCTCCCTGCGGGAGGCCTGGGTGGAGGCGGAGAAGAAGCTGCGGTCGGAGGCCAGGAGGGAGGAAAGGAGCGCCGTGCTTTGA
- a CDS encoding HDOD domain-containing protein: protein MDGAESLQERIRERIERMPALNAVVLKLLCLTSGEDYSFQEVAETLASDASLAARVLRVANSAYYGLPRRVESLGMAVSMIGIRAVRRIVMNITTYDLLNVNLLGYGLEEGGLWAHSLAASLATAELCDLISYPHQEEMRLVALLHDVGKVVLSPFLVEAVEDGEVLAAGGRRGVEMEDELLGINHAEVSSLIADRWNLSPRFVEILRCHHAPEESANLPRGTAIVNLADTMVRELIRSEEPFKALMELDREALRILHLTEADLIPHLVTINSRILEEIRQWTGEMLEEGGDGERARAGEFDDEWGPLPWGEEGRRVQEGGGGRDI, encoded by the coding sequence TTGGACGGCGCGGAATCCCTGCAGGAAAGGATACGGGAACGCATCGAGAGGATGCCGGCTCTGAACGCCGTGGTCCTGAAGCTTTTGTGCCTCACCTCGGGGGAGGATTATTCCTTCCAGGAGGTGGCGGAGACCCTGGCCTCCGACGCCTCCCTGGCCGCCCGCGTCCTGAGGGTGGCCAACTCCGCCTACTACGGCCTGCCGCGGCGGGTGGAATCCCTGGGCATGGCCGTGTCCATGATCGGCATACGGGCCGTCCGGCGCATAGTCATGAACATCACCACCTATGACCTCCTGAACGTGAACCTCCTGGGGTACGGGCTGGAGGAGGGCGGGCTTTGGGCCCACTCCCTGGCCGCCTCCCTGGCCACGGCGGAGCTCTGCGACCTCATCTCCTACCCGCACCAGGAGGAGATGCGCCTGGTGGCCTTGTTGCACGACGTGGGAAAGGTGGTGCTCTCCCCCTTCCTGGTGGAGGCGGTGGAGGACGGGGAGGTTCTCGCCGCGGGGGGCAGGAGGGGAGTGGAGATGGAGGACGAGCTCCTGGGCATCAACCACGCCGAGGTGAGCTCCCTCATCGCCGACCGCTGGAACCTCTCCCCTCGCTTCGTGGAGATCCTCAGGTGCCACCACGCGCCGGAGGAGTCGGCCAACCTGCCCCGCGGTACAGCCATCGTCAACCTCGCGGACACCATGGTCCGGGAGCTTATCAGGAGCGAGGAACCCTTCAAGGCGCTGATGGAGCTCGACCGCGAAGCCCTCCGTATCCTGCACCTCACCGAGGCCGATCTCATTCCGCACCTGGTGACCATCAACTCCCGCATCCTGGAGGAGATTCGGCAGTGGACGGGAGAGATGCTGGAGGAGGGGGGCGACGGGGAGCGGGCGCGGGCCGGTGAGTTCGACGACGAGTGGGGTCCCCTGCCCTGGGGGGAAGAAGGGCGGCGCGTGCAGGAAGGAGGCGGTGGCCGTGACATATGA
- the fliD gene encoding flagellar filament capping protein FliD, with protein MSYYLSSIGGVSGLSSGVDWRGIIDSLLALERRPVTLLQQRQQRIAAQVSALNEINARLLELKTRAFTLGLPSSLLARRVEVSGSSLTATASAEALPGTYRVTVLSLATPTTASASAPLGMAVDETLPLAQTLPTAPSVGYFTVNGSRVYVDAETTLASGDNSVVERVNASGSGARAVLITDAGGRLNLLGVYTTGDRLVLGGASDTSDFLSLAGLYGSAATSAWVGGVAEGPVEGTLAGDLSSDVTVAFTYGGNDYVTDAGDLGSAQAGVTTLEELASRLEAAMNRALGEEGRISVAVDDPSGSGNGRLVVVDRSGGGEVVLTGLSGTETAGLQSLLAAGGAEAGLAATGQVPLGRLSTSRFLYQAGFSAHLRDGWLSGFLSSGDGKAGFDLEGTETVSFTYRGVNYETAALESVQAGVTELSAVAADLESKMNAALGEAGSVRVSLLRDESGRYRLAVTDLVNEASESRTLEFTAGPEVLRLTTSLGGEAKGAVSLNGKVVYYDKYSDTLSGLLSRINSAGAGVRATYDPLTDRVTFISTFTGPVSLELVDVAGNILEGLGVADVASQALGQAASLVVEGYNDGLPIHSASNTVIGVIPGLTLTLREVSKSDELGNLVPTVLTVVSDVDAAVQKVKDFIDSYNQNVAKISEYLRYDAEQKQAGLLAGVSQARDILNRLRSLPSWVPEGLEGSPRTLMDIGISLGSVGTSVEEVKGGQLRVDEERLSAALRDNPDRVFRILGHYAGQVTLEPGGTGSIISASGRPSQESRAGTYRIVSDAEGNLTAYFTPAGGMEELVGTGIISAYGTNDTLIPGVTLRAGALRAGEDYIVKEENATGVVKLLEEYLAQVTSQGGVLDGLTALLQENSRDLASQVERMEERVKATEARLIAQFTAMETLLARMQTQSQWLTNQIQSLNRNWSGGAGS; from the coding sequence ATGAGTTATTATCTGAGCTCGATAGGAGGGGTTTCCGGTCTTTCCAGCGGGGTCGACTGGAGGGGCATCATCGATTCCCTCCTGGCCCTGGAGAGGAGGCCGGTCACCCTGCTCCAGCAAAGGCAGCAGAGGATCGCTGCGCAGGTATCAGCCCTGAACGAGATCAACGCCCGCCTTCTGGAGCTCAAGACTCGGGCCTTCACCCTCGGGCTGCCCTCCAGCCTCCTCGCCCGGAGGGTGGAGGTATCTGGGTCCTCCCTGACCGCGACCGCCTCCGCGGAGGCCCTTCCCGGCACCTATCGAGTCACCGTGCTCTCACTGGCCACCCCCACCACTGCCTCCGCCTCCGCGCCCCTGGGGATGGCGGTGGACGAGACCCTGCCCCTTGCCCAGACCCTTCCCACCGCTCCGTCGGTTGGATATTTCACCGTCAACGGGTCCCGTGTGTACGTGGACGCCGAGACCACCCTGGCCTCCGGGGATAACTCGGTGGTTGAGAGGGTGAACGCCTCCGGGAGCGGGGCGCGGGCGGTGCTCATCACCGACGCCGGGGGGCGGCTCAACCTCCTCGGTGTCTATACCACCGGGGACCGCCTGGTCCTGGGCGGCGCCTCGGACACCAGCGATTTCCTGAGCCTGGCCGGTCTTTACGGTTCCGCTGCCACCTCCGCCTGGGTGGGGGGCGTGGCCGAGGGCCCCGTGGAGGGTACCCTGGCGGGAGACCTTTCCAGCGACGTGACCGTGGCCTTCACCTACGGCGGGAACGACTACGTGACCGACGCCGGGGACCTGGGCTCCGCCCAGGCCGGCGTCACCACCCTCGAGGAGCTGGCCTCCCGCCTGGAGGCGGCCATGAACCGCGCCCTGGGGGAGGAGGGCCGAATATCGGTGGCGGTGGACGATCCCTCAGGATCCGGCAACGGGAGACTGGTGGTCGTGGATCGCTCCGGGGGCGGGGAGGTTGTTCTTACCGGGCTTTCCGGGACGGAGACCGCGGGCCTGCAGTCCCTCCTGGCCGCCGGCGGGGCCGAAGCGGGGCTGGCGGCCACGGGACAGGTGCCCCTGGGCAGGCTTTCCACCTCCCGCTTCCTCTACCAGGCGGGGTTCTCCGCTCACCTCCGGGACGGCTGGCTCTCCGGCTTTCTATCCTCGGGGGACGGAAAGGCGGGCTTTGACCTGGAGGGCACGGAGACGGTGAGCTTCACCTACAGGGGCGTGAACTACGAGACTGCCGCCCTGGAGTCCGTGCAGGCGGGGGTTACCGAGCTCTCGGCGGTGGCCGCCGACCTGGAGAGCAAGATGAACGCCGCCCTGGGGGAGGCGGGATCGGTGCGCGTGTCCCTCCTCCGGGACGAGAGCGGGAGGTACCGCCTGGCGGTGACCGATCTCGTGAACGAGGCTTCGGAGTCTCGCACCCTGGAATTCACCGCCGGCCCGGAGGTCCTGCGTCTTACAACCAGCCTGGGAGGCGAGGCGAAGGGTGCGGTATCCCTCAACGGCAAGGTGGTCTATTACGACAAGTATTCCGACACCCTCTCGGGGCTGCTCTCCCGCATCAACTCCGCAGGGGCGGGGGTTCGAGCCACCTATGACCCTCTTACCGACCGGGTGACCTTCATCTCCACGTTCACCGGCCCGGTATCCCTCGAATTGGTGGACGTGGCGGGGAACATCCTGGAGGGCCTGGGAGTGGCCGACGTCGCTTCGCAGGCCCTGGGGCAGGCTGCCTCGCTGGTCGTGGAGGGCTACAACGATGGCCTCCCCATCCATTCGGCGTCCAACACGGTCATCGGGGTGATACCCGGCCTCACCTTGACGTTGAGGGAGGTCAGCAAGAGTGACGAGCTCGGGAACCTCGTGCCCACCGTGCTCACCGTGGTGAGCGACGTGGACGCCGCCGTGCAGAAAGTAAAGGATTTCATCGATTCCTACAACCAGAACGTTGCCAAGATATCCGAATACCTAAGGTACGACGCAGAACAAAAGCAGGCTGGGCTGCTGGCCGGGGTCTCCCAGGCCCGGGACATCCTCAACCGGCTGCGCTCTCTCCCCTCGTGGGTGCCCGAGGGGTTGGAGGGGAGTCCCCGCACCCTCATGGATATCGGCATCTCCCTGGGAAGCGTGGGAACCTCGGTGGAGGAGGTGAAGGGTGGCCAGCTCCGGGTGGACGAGGAGAGGCTCTCCGCCGCCCTGCGGGACAACCCGGATAGGGTCTTCCGCATCCTGGGCCACTACGCGGGCCAGGTGACGCTGGAACCTGGAGGTACAGGGAGCATTATCTCCGCTTCCGGCCGGCCTTCCCAGGAAAGCAGGGCGGGGACCTATCGCATAGTCTCCGACGCGGAGGGAAACCTCACCGCCTACTTCACCCCGGCCGGCGGCATGGAGGAGCTGGTGGGGACCGGAATCATCTCCGCTTATGGCACCAACGACACCCTCATCCCCGGGGTGACCCTGAGGGCGGGCGCCCTGCGGGCGGGAGAGGACTACATCGTGAAGGAGGAGAACGCCACAGGGGTGGTGAAGCTCCTCGAGGAATATCTCGCACAGGTGACCTCACAGGGAGGGGTGCTCGACGGGTTGACGGCATTGCTACAGGAGAACTCAAGGGACCTGGCCTCCCAGGTAGAGAGGATGGAGGAACGCGTTAAGGCCACCGAGGCCCGGCTCATCGCCCAGTTCACCGCCATGGAAACGCTGCTGGCCCGCATGCAGACCCAGAGCCAGTGGCTGACCAACCAGATCCAGTCCCTGAACCGGAACTGGAGTGGTGGTGCTGGCTCGTGA
- the flgB gene encoding flagellar basal body rod protein FlgB, which yields MAVTYDLFGDRVFQLLGKAMDVYALRHEVTANNIANANTPGFKRSYVPFESELRELLEEGKGSLDDLEPEVRVDEMTQAREDGNNVDMEQETAEMVKNSLRYSAAGSVLRTRFSMYRYVISEGKR from the coding sequence GTGGCCGTGACATATGATCTTTTCGGCGACCGGGTTTTCCAGCTTCTCGGAAAGGCCATGGACGTCTACGCGCTGCGTCACGAAGTGACGGCCAACAACATCGCCAACGCCAACACCCCGGGTTTCAAGCGCTCCTACGTGCCCTTCGAGTCCGAGCTGAGGGAGCTCCTGGAGGAGGGCAAGGGGAGTCTGGATGACCTGGAGCCGGAGGTTCGGGTGGACGAGATGACCCAGGCCCGGGAGGACGGGAACAACGTGGACATGGAGCAGGAGACGGCGGAGATGGTGAAGAACAGCCTCCGCTACTCGGCGGCTGGATCCGTTCTCCGCACCAGGTTTTCCATGTACCGCTACGTGATATCGGAGGGCAAGCGTTGA
- the flgC gene encoding flagellar basal body rod protein FlgC, with translation MGLFNALNISASGMTAHRMWMDVIASNIANSETTRTPEGGPYRRREVVFSAEAGTGADDGRETGRGVKVVGVVEDQGPPRLVYEPDHPDAREDGYVEMPNVNPVTEMVDLVVASRAYEANATALEAAKSMFTRALDILR, from the coding sequence ATGGGTCTTTTCAACGCCTTGAATATCAGCGCCTCGGGCATGACCGCCCACCGCATGTGGATGGACGTCATCGCCTCCAACATCGCCAATTCCGAGACCACCCGCACTCCCGAGGGGGGACCCTACCGACGGAGGGAGGTGGTCTTCTCCGCCGAGGCGGGAACGGGGGCGGATGACGGCCGGGAGACGGGTCGGGGGGTGAAGGTGGTGGGGGTGGTGGAGGACCAGGGCCCGCCGCGCCTGGTCTACGAGCCCGACCACCCGGACGCCCGGGAGGACGGCTACGTGGAGATGCCCAACGTCAACCCGGTGACGGAGATGGTGGACCTGGTGGTGGCCTCACGGGCCTACGAGGCCAACGCCACCGCCCTGGAGGCGGCCAAGTCCATGTTCACGAGGGCCCTGGACATCCTCAGGTGA